AAGTTCATTGACGACAAAGTCGCCTTCTCCCGGATGCCGACGGAGAAAGAGTTAGATGAGGTCGTCAGAGACTTCAATGCAGTTGTTGTCCTCGTTGAAGAGCACGAGCTCCCTTACCCGCTTGAAGAGTGGGAAAAGAGGGGTGTAGAAGTCCTCCACAGTCCGATTCCAGACTTCACGGCTCCAAGCATAGAGCAACTCCTTCAGATCCTCCGATGGATTGAAGAGAGGGTCAAAGGAGGGAAGAGGGTTCTTATTCACTGCATGGGTGGTCTTGGGAGGAGCGGGACCGTGGCTGTTGCGTGGCTCATGTACTCGCGCGGCCTTTCCCTGCGCGAGGCACTCATGGAGGTCAGAAAAAAGAGGCCCGGGGCAGTGGAGACGTGGGAGCAGATGGAGGTTTTGCAGGAGCTTGAACGACATCTCAGAAGCCGTTGAAGCTCACGACCTCCTCAAGCTCCCTCCTCTCGTACTTTGGCTTGGGGTCGGCGGGATAGCCAACGGGGAGTATCGTCTGGAGCTTGTAATCCTTTGGAGCGTTTAGGAGTTCCTCAATGGGCCTCGGGTTCGGAGGGGTGTAAGTTACAGTGCCGAGGCCGAGTTCCTCAAGAGCAAGCAGAAGATAACCCACAGCTATCCACGTTGACTGGAGCCAGTAGGGAGCTTTAATGTGGCCGAAGACGAGGATTAGGTAAGGAGCCTCGCTCAAAAAGGGTTTTTCGAATGTAAACCCTTTCTCTTTTAACCACTCTCCCAGCTTGCCGGAGACTTTATCGTGAAACTTCTTCTCTTCAGCCTCACAGACATCGCGGATTTTTGCCTTCAGCCACTCGTCCTCTATGATTACGAACTTCCAGGGCTGGGCGTTCATCCCGGAGGGGGCTTCCTTGGCCGCTTCTATGGCCTTTAGAATGTCCTCTTTCGGCGGTTTGTCGGGCATGAACTTTCTAACAGTCTTTCTCCTTTTGGCGAGCTCAAGGACACGCATTCAACCACCTGCTTAATTTTAGATTCAAAATGCTAAAAACGTTTAGACGTAGAACACCATCCCATCGTAGGCCACGAGGACTTTGTTTCTCCACTTCCTTCTCACGTACTCCACGAGCTCGAGGAAGGGCAGGTTCTTGTGGGAGATGTGGCTTAAAACTGTCCTTTCCGCAAGCTGAAGGCCGATTTCAGCGGCCTCATCCACGTTGTTGTGGTTGGGATCATCGAAGCCGGGCGGATAAGTGGCATCGACGATGGCCAGCCTCAGAGGTGCTTTTTCCCTCAAGAGCTCCCAGGTCTCCTCTGGAAGGCCTTTTGTGTCGTAGAGAAGAGCCACACTCTTTCCATCTTCCTCTATGAGATAGCCGAGGGTCTCAACGTCGTGGTTAAGTCTTATGGCCGTTATCTTCAGTGTTTCCACTTTCAGCGTATCGCCGGGCTTCAGCGTCTTCGGCCGGAGGTTCTTCGGGTCGTTGAGGATCAGAGCGTCCGCGTGTCCCTCGGGTGCGTAGAGCTCCGTCTCCAGCGCCATCCAGCGGAGCTTGTAGAGGCCGTAGATGTGGTCGTGGTGCCAGTGGGTCAGGAAGATCGCTTCAAGCGGGACGTTGAGGAAGTCCCTTATGTCAGTTCCGACGTCGAAGAGGACGGCTTTTCTGTTCTCCGTGATTACTGCTAGGGTCGAGGGCCTCCTCTGGGCGAAGCCGAATTTCCGGGCTTCGTTACAGGAGGAACAGGTGCAGAGGTGTGCCGGAATCCCCTCGCTTCCGCCCGTGCCGATGAAGTAGACGAGCATCTCAATCACCGGACATTGGGGTGTTTTATGGCTGTAAAACATCTGCCGGTTAAAAGGTTTTGGAAGTAGAATGGCCGTCCGATTTTCGGTGATAGCTTTAAAACCTGTAGGGGAGCCCAAAACCCTAAGGCATGTGCACTCGTAGTGCAAAGACGTTTATGGAAAACCTACAGAGGGAAATGACTTCCTCATGGGCCTATTTTAGAGGGATTGAGAGATGACGAGAGCGAAACCCACACAGATACTGTGAAACAACGGTTCTACAAAATACATGGACATAGGAAAAAGATAAGTCTTCAATTTCGTTTTCTTTTGCTTTAGAACTCCGTGGAAATTGGGCATCCGAGAGCCTTAAATACTAATCTTGATTAGTACTAACCATGATTAGTCGATTTATTGACAGGGAGAGGGAGCTGGGAATCCTCGAAAGGGAATGGAAAACACCCCATCCTTCGTTGTCATCTACGGAAGGAGAAGGGTTGGAAAGACCAGGCTTCTCGTGGAGTTTTCGAGAGGGAAGAAAGTCTTCTTTCGCACCTTCATGGAGGGGACGAAGGAGAGCCAAGTCAAAAGTCTCGCAGGAGAGCTAGCCGATTTCTTTAACGATGAAGTCTTCCTAAGCTTCTCTGACTGGTACCCCCTTTTCAAGTACCTTTCGGGAAAAATCAACGAAAAAACTCTCCTCGTATTCGATGAGTTCACCTACGCGGTCAAAAGTGATAAAGGCATCTTAAGTACACTCCAGAGGGCATGGGATCACGAGTTAAGCAATAAACCAGTGATGCTCGTCCTCTCCGGTTCACTTATGGGAATGATGGAGGACGAGGTTCTGAGCCACTCCTCCCCTCTCTACGGCAGGAGAACCGCCGGCTTCAGGCTCCGCCCTCTGAGGCTCTTCCCCTCCCTCAGATTTTTCAAAGACTTTACAGAAGGCCTGAAGTTCTACATGCTCCTTGGTGGAATCCCAGCGTATCTTATCATTGCCTCCCGCTACAAGACAGTTGGAGAGTTTGTCGAGGGAGAGTTCCTTACCCCCGAAGGGTACTTCTATGACGAGCCGTACATAGTCCTCTCCGAGCTTAGGGAGCTGAAAACTTACTTTTCAATCCTCTCGGCAATGGCAACAGGGAGGAGAAAGCCTTCGGTAATAGCCAGTAGTGTGGGCCTGGAAGGGAGGCGAATATATCCCTACCTCGAGACTCTGATACGGCTCGGCTTCGTAGAGAGGGAGCTTCCGGTTGTGGGTAAGGAGAGGAGGGGCCTCTACAAGATTTCCGACCCGATGTTAATGAGCTGGTTCTCGCTCGTCTATCCGAACAGAACGAGGATAGAGCTTGGGACAATGACCCTCGATGAGGTTGGAGAGACCCTCCAGAAAATCTTTTCCTTCCGCTTCGAGGAAGTTTCAAGGGAATTCCTCATAGAGCTGAATAGGACTGGGAAGCTCCCCTTCAGGTTCACCAAGATTGGGAGGTGGTGGTATAAGGGTGAAGAGATTGACGCCGTTGCCCTCAACGAAAAGGAGAAGGAGGTCCTTTTTGTTGAGGTCAAGTGGGAGGATTTGAGTGAGGGGGAAGGGCGGGGGATTTTAAGAGACCTCGAACGGAAAGCCGAGCTCGTTGGTCTTAAGGGATGGGAGAAGAGCTATGGGCTAATAGGAAAGAGAGTAGAAGGAAAAGGGGAGCTTAGAGACGAGGGGTGGCTGGTTTGGGACTTAAAGGACTTTAAGCGGTTTGGAAAATAAGTCCCATGATCGCCATGTTGGCAAGAAGGTATGAAGACGTTTTGTGGAAAAGCTAGAAAGTCGGCTTTTCTTTTTCTCGCAAATCCACAAACTCTTAAATTCTCGAACCTAAAATTTAGTTTGGTAACCATGAAGTTCATCGCCGACATGATGCTCGGTCGCCTGGCACGGTGGCTCAGGCTGTACGGGTACGACACCCTCTACGGGATAGTGGACGACGACGAGATCATCAAGAGGGCCCTCGCCGAGGCCAGGGTCATCCTCACCCGGGATGAGGAGCTGGCAGAAAAGGCGGAAAAGCTCGGCGCCAGGGTTATCTTCCTCTCCTCGAACTCCCTTGAGAGACAGGTTGAGGAACTGAGAAAGTTCGGCGTCGAGTTCAGGGAGCTCTTCCCGGAGAACGCCCGCTGTCCAAAGTGCAACGGGCCGATAGAGAGGGTCCCAAAGGAGTACGTCAAGGGAAAAGTGCCGGAGAGCGTTTACGAAAAATATGACGAGTTCTACGTCTGCAAGAAGTGCGGGCAGATATACTGGCCCGGAAGGCAGTGGAAGGAGATGCTTAAAATAGACAGAAAGCTCAGACTGGGAAAGTCTGAGGAGAAGGAATAAAACAAAGAGTCACCCAAGCGGGTGGTGGCAGGCCGCGAAGTGATTGTGGGAGACCTCCACCAGCTTTGGCTCTTCGTTCCTGCACTTCTCGTCCGCGAAGGGGCATCTCGGATGGAAGCGACAGCCGCTGGGTGGGTTGGCGGCGTTCGGAACCTCTCCGGTAATCTTGAACTTCTTCTTCCGCTTTCTGCGTTCTATCGAGGGGACAGCGTCTATCAGGGCCCTTGTGTACGGGTGGGCGGGATTTCTTAGAACCTCTTCAGTCGGGCCTATCTCCACTATCTTCCCGAGGTACATAACCGCTATTCTGTCCGCTATGAGCTTCCCTACGGCTATGTCGTGGGTTATGAAGAGCTGGCTGAGGTTGTACTCCCTCCTGAACGACTCGAGAAGATCCAGTATTGAAGCGCGCATTGATACGTCTATCATAGAGACTGCCTCGTCAGCCACCACGAACTCCGGCTTGAGTATCATTGCCCTCGCTATAACGACCCTTTGCCTCTGGCCGCCGCTGAGGTGGTGTGGATAGCGGTCGTAGAACTCGTCCTCAGGTGTTAGACCGACACGCTTGAGCATCTTGAGCGCGATCTCCCTGGCTTCCTCCTTGTCCGCCAGACCGTGGACGAGGAGGGGGTGCGCTATTGCGTCGCCTATCTTCATCCTAGGACTCAGGCTCGCGTATGGATCCTGGAAGATTATCTGCATCCTCCTGCGGAATGGTCTCAGCTCCTCCTTGCTGAGCTTCATTATGTCGGTGCCGTCGAAGATAACCCTGCCGTCGGTCGGCTCGATAAGCCTCAGAACTGCCCTCCCAGTCGTTGTTTTTCCACAACCGCTCTCGCCTATTAACGCCAGAACCTCACCGCGCTCTATCTCAAAGCTCACCCCGTCCACTGCCCTAACGTACCTCACCGGCTCTTTCCTAAGGGCCTCGATGATGCTTCGCTTTATCGGAAAGTACTTCTTCAGGTTCTCGACCCTGAGGAGCGGCTCACCCATTCCCGCCACCTCCTGGGAAGTGGCATGCCACATAGTGGCCTTTCTCGACCTCTCTGAACTCGGGCTCCTCTGTATCGCAGACGCCCGCCCTGGCAAAGGGACACCTCGGGTGGAAGCGACAGCCGGCCGGAGGATTCCTCAGGTCGGGTGGATAGCCTGGAATGGCCTTCACCTTACCTTCCTTCCAGAGGTCGGGTACGGCCTCGATGAGGGCCTTAGTATATGGGTGCATCGGGTTCTCAATTATCTGCTCCACCGTCCCGAATTCGACGAGCTTTCCCGCGTACATAACTGCTATCTTGTCGCTCCTCTCGGCGGCAAGGGATATGTCGTGGGTGACGAAGTATATGCTCGTCCCTTCCTCCTTGAGGCCCTCAATTAGATCCATTATGGAGTCCTGAACTATAACGTCCAAGGCGGTAGTCGGTTCGTCCGCGATGAGGAGCTTGGGGTTGAAGGCCATCGCCATCGCTATGCTTATCCTCTGCCTCTGGCCGCCGCTGAGCTGGTGTGGGTAGGAGTCCAGCCTGTCTGGGGGCAGGTTGACCCGCTCAAGCAGCTCCTTCGCACGCTCCATTGCTTCCTCTTCAGGGACGCCGTGGACGGTCATGACCTCTACCATCTGGTCTCCTATCTTCCTTAGTGGATCGAGGCTCGTCATTGGGTCCTGGAAAATCATGCTAAGCTCCTTCCCCCTTATTGTTCTAAGCTCCTCCTTGGGGAGCTTTAGGAGATTCTTCCCCTCGAAGATGACTTCACCAGACACTATCTTTCCCGGGGAAGGTACGAGGTTCATGACGGCGTGGGCGACTGTTGATTTTCCGCTCCCGCTCTCACCGACGAAGATCACCCACTCACCCCTGTCTATGCTGAAGGTAACTCCCTCGGCCCCTCTGACGACTCCAGAGAGTGTGTAGTAGTACACGCTAAGGTTCCTGACTTCGAGCAACATCCTTATCACCTCGTTCCAAGCGACAGCCTCTCGCTGAGGGCCTCTCCTATCAGCGCGAAGGCCATGGCCAGTAGCATGATCATTATTCCGGGGAAGAACACCAGCCACCAGTAGCCGTCTAGCAGGAAAGGCTGACCTACGCGCAGGTCGTATCCCCAGTCGGGAGTCGGCGGCGTTACTGAGAGTCCCAGGAAGCTCAGGCCTGCCTCGGTGAGTATCGCATCCGCGACGCTCAGGGTGAAGACTACCAGAACCGTTGGTGCCAGGTTGGGGAGGATGTACTTGAACATGACCTCCCTATCCCTCGCCCCCATGGCGTGGGCGGCCTCAACGAAGAGTTGCCCTTTAAAGCTCAGTGTTTGACCGCGGACCATCCTGAAGTAGGTCGGGACGTAAACGAAGCTTATTGCTATGGCGGTGTTTAGGGGGCTTGGGCCCAGAACGACTGCTATGACTATCGCCAAGATGAGCGCGGGGAAGGCGTAAATGCTGTCCATTATGACGCTCAGCGTTCGGTCGATCTTTCCGCCGTAGTAGCCGGAGAGCAGGCCGAGGGGAATGCCTATGGACATGGAGAGGATTGTAGCTATGAAGACCACGTAGAGGACTATCCTTGAACCCCAGACTATCCTGGAGAACATGTCCTGTCCGAGCCGGTTCGTTCCCATAATGTGCTCCCCGCTTGGAGGTTTAAAGACGTCTTCAGTGCTCTGGGTAGGGTTGTAGGGTGCTATCAGCGGAGCGAATATCGCCATTAACAAGACGGCCAAGATTATGATGAGTCCAAAGATGAGCATGCCCCTGCCGGGTTTCTTCCCGAAGAGGAACTCGGAGATTTTTCCCGCTATTTCCATTTTGATCACCTCAGTACTTCACCCTTGGGTCAAGGACGGCGTAGACTATGTCCACTATGAGGCTGATGACGCCCACGAAGAAGGCGAAGAATATCACCGCACCCTGGATTGCGTTGTAGTCGCGGTAGTCGATCCTGTCCACGAGGAAGGTACCCATTCCGGGCCAGCTGAAGGTTGTCTCGGTTAGAACCGCACCGCCGAGGAGTATGGCGAACTGGAGGCCCATTAAGGTGACGACTGGTATGAAGGCGTTCTTGAGGGCATACCACAGAACCTTCCTGTCGGGAACTCCCCTGGCATGGTAAGCCCTGATGAAGTCCTGGCTGAGTACATCAACCATGTTGTTCCTGACGAGACGGGTGTAGGCACCGCTCAGGACTATTCCTAAGGTCAGGGATGGGAGGATAAGGTGCTTGACAGCACTCACAAACGCCTCCCAGTTACCGGTTAGAATGCTGTCCAGGACGTAGAGGCCCGTTATTGAATGCAGATTAACCCCAGGGTCGAGCCTCCCTGACGTTGGGAGCCAGTGGAGGTGAATCCCAAAGAGGTACTGGAGCATCATGCCGAACCAGGGTATGAAGAGGGTGTAGGCCACTATACTGTAGAGTCTCATCGCACTGTCTGTCTTGGTTCCCCTCTTCGTTGCCCCTATCACTCCGGTCAGGAGGCCGAGGAGCACGCTAACGGTGAATGACCAGATTGCCAGCTCAAACGTGGCAGGGAAGCGCTGGGCTATGTAGTCCCAGACAGGCTTGCCCATCGGGAAGGCCAGCGTAACTCCAAAGTCACCGTGGAGCAGGCCCGCGAGGTATTCAAAGTACTGCACGTAGAGGGGCTTGTCCAAACCCGCCATGTGCATGAGGTGCTCCAGCTGTTCCGGTGGGATGTTCTTCGTCCCTACGACGGCCATGACCGGGTTTCCGGGGAGTATTCTCAGGAAGATGAAGACGAGAGTATACAGAATGAGGATCGTCGGAATTATCATGAGCGCTCTGATTACTATGTATTGTCCCAAACCTCTAGCCACGTTATCACCTCGCTCGATTGAAATCAAAAAAAGGGTAAAAAGGAAATCACTCCTTGTAGAGGGTCGAGTACAAGAATATCATGTCCGGCCCTATTGCAACGCCCTTGACGTTCTTCTGCGTGACGACGAAGAGCTTACCCTGAATCAGAGGTATGTACGGCACGTCCTCTGCCAGTATGTCCTGGACCTGCTCGTAGAGCTTAGCTCTCTCGTTCTGGTCGCTCAGGATTTGGGCCTTTGTAAGAAGCTCGTCGACCTTCGGGTTGGAGTACCCGGTTCCAGCCCATTTGTTGGCGCCGCTCTTGAGGAACGGTGTGGTGTAGTCATCCGGGTCGAGGTAGTCCGGGTACCATCCGAGCAGGTAGACCTGCATCTGGCCGTTCCTGGCGTAGTCGGTGTACGTACCCCACTCGGCGCTCTTTATGGTGACTTTTATCATTCCCGTCTTCTCCCACTGCTCCTTTAGCACCTGGGCGAGGTCTGCCTCAGTGTCTCCATAGTGGGTTGGGGTGTACCAGAGCTGTATCTCCAGCGGGTTGCTCTCAGAGTAGCCAGCCTCCTGGAGAAGCTTCTTGGCGAGCTCAATGTTTCCATCGCCGTACTTCTCCTTGAAGACGTCTTTGTGGCTCCACATTCCGTTCGGAATCAGGCTGTAGAGAGGTTCAACAGTGCCCATGAAGACTTTCTTGGATATCTCGTTCCTGTCAATCGCCGCAGCCAGGGCCTGCCTCACCTTGACGTTGCTCGTTGGATCGTTCTTGGTGTTCAGGCAGATGTAGCGGATGAAACCTCCAGGAACCTCAATGACGTTGAAGTTTTCGTCCTTCTTGAGGCTCTCTATGTCACTCGGCCTCAGGGTTCTCCAGGCGATATCTATCTCGCCGTTCTGGAGGGCAAGGCGCATTGTCGAGGCGTCGCGGTAGAACTTGATTATGATCTTCTCGGTCTTAGGCTTCTCGCCGTAGTAGTTCGGGTTAGCCTCTAGAACGAGCTCCTCGTCACGAACCCACTTGACGATCCTGTAGGGTCCAGCTCCACCGGCAGTCTGGTCGCTGTCGATCTTGTCCGGAGCGTAGTTCGGGTGAACTGGGAAGTACGGAGGCGTGGTAAGCAGGGCCAGGAAGTAGCTCGTGGGCTGCTTGAGATAGAAGACAACGGTGTAGTCATCCTTTGCCTCGACCCTATCGACGAAATCAGTAACGAGCCAGGAGGGGGTCTCCCTGAATCTTCATTACCCTCTCAATGCTCCTAACGACATCTTTAGCTGTTAACGGCGTCCCATCGGCGAACTTAAGGTCCTTCCTCAGGTGGAACGTCCATACGGTCGAGTTCTCGTTAACTTCCCAGCTCTCCGCTAGAGCGGGTTCTATTTCAAGGGTGCCCGGCTTGTATTTGACGAGGCCCTCCATGACGTTGTGGAGAACCTCCCATGTGTAGAAGTCGTAGGCGTTAGCCGGGTCAAGGTCTGTTACCTTGTCGGTAACTCCTATCACTATTGTGCTTGCCTTCTCTTCTCCGCCACCGCCGCCACCAGTGCAGCCGCTGGCCACCACAGAAAAAACAACTAAAAAACTAACACAGCCGCTGTGTAACGTCCTTTCATGGGTTTCACCAGTGTATTATTAAGTTCATGTATGCATTTAAATCTTTCTCTCTGTATTACTATGTCAACAATTTGTGAGATGTAGCCCATGAAAGATCATAACTGGGCGGAAAGGTTTAATAGCAACTCAGAAATCAGTTGTAATATGAAGTGGGAAGAGTGGAAGCCGTTCTACATGAGGATCGTTGAGGAGATGGGTTACTCAATAGAGGAGGATAGAAAGGCCGCCCAGATACTGCGCGCTCTCCTTCTTGAAAGCGACGATTACATTCTAAGAGATGAACTTGAGGCCGTTGTTGGAGAAAAGGCCTACGTCTTCGGTGCAGGACCGAGCCTTGAAGATGCCCTGAAAGAGCTTGACTTCTCGGACGGAACGCTGATAGCGGCCGACGGTGCAACGTCAGCCCTCCTCGAAAACGGCCTCGTGCCGGACATCATCGTGTCCGACTTAGACGGGAGGATCCCGGACCTTAAGATAGCCAACGACAGGGGGGCATTCATGGTAATCCACGCCCACGGAGACAACATTGACAAGCTGACTTCTTACGTTCCCCTCTTTTCTAGAATCCTGGGTACGACCCAGGCTGAGCCGCTCGACATAGTTTACAACTTTGGCGGATTCACCGATGGGGACAGGGCCGCGTTTCTTGCCGAGGAACTTGGCGCTAAGGAGATCGTGCTGGTTGGTTTTGACTTCGGGAACGTTGTTGGGAAGTGGAGCAAGCCCGGCCTCAGAGAGCACTCGCCCATCTGGGAGAGCAAGCGGAAAAAGTTTGAGTTCGCAAGGGAACTCCTTGAGTGGCTGGAGAAGAATGGGCGGGCAAGACTTGTCTACTTATGAGCATACAACAGCATTGCTATCACTAGTAGGTCATTATACGCCTTTGGAGAACTACAATGAGTCAATTATTTATCTTTATATTTGTAAACTTTGGTGATGGCAATGGGGAAAAGTTTATAACAACCCGACCACCAGTTAATTAGGATGTATATGTTTGATGACGTGAACTAGTATGTTCATTGGGGTGGTGATGATAATGAAGAACAAACTCGAGACTAAACTTGCGGCTCAGCCGCTGAACTTTGAGTCATTCTTCTCCGAGAAGGCTCTGGAGATGAAGGCCTCGGAGATTAGGGAGCTCCTCAAACTCGTCGAGACGAGCGACGTTATAAGTCTCGCTGGAGGTCTTCCCGCTCCAGAGACGTTTCCGGTGGACATCATCAAGGAGATAGCTCAGGACGTCCTCACAAACCACGCCGACAAGGCCCTCCAGTACGGCACGACAAAGGGCTTTACACCGCTCCGCCTCGCCCTGGCCAGGTGGATGGAGAAGCGCTACGGAATCCCGATGAGCAAGGTCGAGATAATGATAGTCGCCGGAAGCCAGCAGGCGCTTGATTTGATCGGAAGGGTCTTCATAAACCCAGGCGACATAGTGGTCGTCGAAGGGCCAACATACCTTGCCGCCCTCCAGGCCTTCAACTACTATGAGCCAGAGTTCATCAGCATCCCGATGGATCACGACGGCATGCGCGTTGACCTCCTCGAGGAGAAGCTCGAAGAACTTGAGAAACAGGGGAAGCGCATCAAGTTCGTCTACACGGTCTCGACCTTCCAGAACCCGATGGGCGTTACCATGAGCGTTGACAGGAGGAAGAAGCTCATCGAGCTGGCGAAGGAGTACGACTTCCTCATCGTCGAGGACAACCCCTACAGCGAGCTCCGCTACTCCGGCGAGCCGGTTCCGCCGATCAAGCACTTCGACGATGAGGGCAGGGTCATCTACCTTGGAACCTTCTCCAAGATACTCGCCCCAGGCTTCCGCCTCGGCTGGGTAGCGGCCCATCCGCACTTCATCAGGAAGATGGAGATAGCAAAGCAGAGCATCGACCTCTGCGCCAACACTCTCGCCCAGGTGATAGCCTGGAAGTACGTTGAGGATGGCCACCTCGACAGGCACATACCGGAGATAATCGAGTTCTACAAGCCGAGAAGGGATGCGATGCTCCAGGCGCTCGAGGAGTACATGCCGGAAGGCGTCGAATGGACGAGGCCGGACGGCGGAATGTTCATCTGGGTAACTCTCCCAGAGGGCATAGACACGAAGCTTATGATGGAGAAGGCCGTTGCGAAGGGCGTTGCCTACGTCCCGGGTGAGGCCTTCTTTGCCTACAGGGACATCAAGAACACGATGAGGCTCAACTTCACCTACGTTCCAGAGGATAAGATCCGCGAGGGCGTCAGAAGACTTGCCGAGGTAATAGCGGAGGAAATGAAAAAGCTCAAGTGAGTTTCTCTTCATCTCTGCTACCTATACTTTTTTATTTGGTTGCCCTTATTTTTCCCCAGGTGAGACTTATGCGTCCAATCATAGCCATAATCGGTACCTCCAAAGACGGATATACCCTGACTAATACGCAGCACTTCAAGAGGGTTCTTGAGGCTGGTGGCCTTCCAGTGCTCTTCAGTCCAGAGAGCGATCCTGAGGATGTTATAGAAGTTTCGGACGGCATACTCCTTGTTCAAGGCCCCGACATCCATCCCAGTTTCTACGGTGAGGATCCTTCACCCAACCTCAGGGACGTGGACGTCGTTAAGGACGAGTTTGAAATGACCCTTGTCAAACTGGCGATTGAGAGAGAAATCCCGATTCTCGGTGTTGGAAGGGGAATGCAGATAATAAACGTCGCCCTAGGTGGGACGCTGTATCAGGACGTATATGAAATCCCGAAGGCCATAAAGCACGACTGGGAAATCGGCAGGGTTAGGCCCGATCAGAAGCTCCACACGGTGAGGGTGAAAACGGACTCAAAGCTCTACAACATCCTCAAAGACGTCCTGGTCATCGAGGGCACAAACGATGCCTGGACTTGGGTAAACAGCTTCCACCACCAGGCCGTCAAGAGGGTCGGAGAGGGCCTCAGACAGGTGGCCTTTTCCGTTGATGGCCTCATAGAGGGCATCGAGTCCACCGACGAGAGCTTCGTTATCGGTGTCCAGTGGCAGCCTGAGTACTTGGACGAAATGAAAGTCCTGTACGAGGCTCTGGTGAAGGCGGCGCTCGCGCACCAGCAGCGGAAGCACGAGATTGAATTAATCCAGCTCGAGGAAGAGGCTAAGAAGAGGCTCCTTCAAGGCTCTACGGAACAAGGTGAGAGCCATCGCACGTCGGAAACGAACGATAACCCTCCCGACATGAACCAAACGTGATTCCCTTCTCGGTTATCTTCTTTTCGGCCTCCCTCAAGAGGGGCATCCTAACGTCCTTTGGGAGGTAGTAGTAGCCTCCTATTTTTTCTCCCCTCTCGTAAAGCAGCCACAGCTTCTTCATAAGCTCCGGGAACTTTGCGAACATTCTCTTTTTTGAGTCGGGCCTGAGCTTGAGGGTGGAGACCGTTATGTGGCTCACAAAGGAGAGGGCGTCGAGGGTTCTATCGAAGTCTTCCCAAGTGTAGTAGGGAATTATCGGGTCAATCCTGGCGTAGACTGGAATGCCAGCATCTTTCGCCTTCTTCAGCGCCTTTATCCTTCTCCTTGGGGATGGGGCGTTCGGTTCGAGGAGCTTTGCCTTTCTCTCGTCTACGGTCGTCACCGTTACTCCAACAGCGCACCTCAGCTCGCTCAGGATGTCTATGTCCCTCTCAAAGATGTCGGACTTCGTTAAAATGAGACAGCGCACGCCGTACCTCTTGAACAGTTCTAAGACTTTTCTCGTTATTCCGAGCTCCCGCTCCACCGTTGGGTAGGGGTCGGAGGAATACGAGAGGGCCACTATGTACCTCCTGTCGAACTTTCGAAGCTCTTTCTCCAGTTTTGGAATGAGGTCTTTCTTTGTCCTGACACGGAAGGCGTTGGGGATGTAGCTGGTTATGTAGCAGTAAACGCAGGCGTGGTCGCAACCGGTGTAGGGATTGAGGGTGTACTTGAAGGGACACGTGCAGAGGGGGCTTTTCCACGGGTCGAAGGGCCTTATGTACATAGCCTCCAATTCGGAAATACATTTAAAAAAGTAAACCCTAGCGCCCTCGGTGGTTCCATGGTCAAAGGGGCGGTAAAGTGGGTTCCGGGTAAAGAATTCCAGTTCATCGGAAGGATGGAA
This region of Thermococcus stetteri genomic DNA includes:
- a CDS encoding nitroreductase family protein, with the translated sequence MRVLELAKRRKTVRKFMPDKPPKEDILKAIEAAKEAPSGMNAQPWKFVIIEDEWLKAKIRDVCEAEEKKFHDKVSGKLGEWLKEKGFTFEKPFLSEAPYLILVFGHIKAPYWLQSTWIAVGYLLLALEELGLGTVTYTPPNPRPIEELLNAPKDYKLQTILPVGYPADPKPKYERRELEEVVSFNGF
- a CDS encoding Mut7-C RNAse domain-containing protein, producing the protein MKFIADMMLGRLARWLRLYGYDTLYGIVDDDEIIKRALAEARVILTRDEELAEKAEKLGARVIFLSSNSLERQVEELRKFGVEFRELFPENARCPKCNGPIERVPKEYVKGKVPESVYEKYDEFYVCKKCGQIYWPGRQWKEMLKIDRKLRLGKSEEKE
- a CDS encoding ABC transporter ATP-binding protein; protein product: MGEPLLRVENLKKYFPIKRSIIEALRKEPVRYVRAVDGVSFEIERGEVLALIGESGCGKTTTGRAVLRLIEPTDGRVIFDGTDIMKLSKEELRPFRRRMQIIFQDPYASLSPRMKIGDAIAHPLLVHGLADKEEAREIALKMLKRVGLTPEDEFYDRYPHHLSGGQRQRVVIARAMILKPEFVVADEAVSMIDVSMRASILDLLESFRREYNLSQLFITHDIAVGKLIADRIAVMYLGKIVEIGPTEEVLRNPAHPYTRALIDAVPSIERRKRKKKFKITGEVPNAANPPSGCRFHPRCPFADEKCRNEEPKLVEVSHNHFAACHHPLG
- a CDS encoding ABC transporter ATP-binding protein, producing the protein MLLEVRNLSVYYYTLSGVVRGAEGVTFSIDRGEWVIFVGESGSGKSTVAHAVMNLVPSPGKIVSGEVIFEGKNLLKLPKEELRTIRGKELSMIFQDPMTSLDPLRKIGDQMVEVMTVHGVPEEEAMERAKELLERVNLPPDRLDSYPHQLSGGQRQRISIAMAMAFNPKLLIADEPTTALDVIVQDSIMDLIEGLKEEGTSIYFVTHDISLAAERSDKIAVMYAGKLVEFGTVEQIIENPMHPYTKALIEAVPDLWKEGKVKAIPGYPPDLRNPPAGCRFHPRCPFARAGVCDTEEPEFREVEKGHYVACHFPGGGGNG
- a CDS encoding protein-tyrosine phosphatase family protein, whose product is MWPSAKFIDDKVAFSRMPTEKELDEVVRDFNAVVVLVEEHELPYPLEEWEKRGVEVLHSPIPDFTAPSIEQLLQILRWIEERVKGGKRVLIHCMGGLGRSGTVAVAWLMYSRGLSLREALMEVRKKRPGAVETWEQMEVLQELERHLRSR
- a CDS encoding ATP-binding protein yields the protein MENTPSFVVIYGRRRVGKTRLLVEFSRGKKVFFRTFMEGTKESQVKSLAGELADFFNDEVFLSFSDWYPLFKYLSGKINEKTLLVFDEFTYAVKSDKGILSTLQRAWDHELSNKPVMLVLSGSLMGMMEDEVLSHSSPLYGRRTAGFRLRPLRLFPSLRFFKDFTEGLKFYMLLGGIPAYLIIASRYKTVGEFVEGEFLTPEGYFYDEPYIVLSELRELKTYFSILSAMATGRRKPSVIASSVGLEGRRIYPYLETLIRLGFVERELPVVGKERRGLYKISDPMLMSWFSLVYPNRTRIELGTMTLDEVGETLQKIFSFRFEEVSREFLIELNRTGKLPFRFTKIGRWWYKGEEIDAVALNEKEKEVLFVEVKWEDLSEGEGRGILRDLERKAELVGLKGWEKSYGLIGKRVEGKGELRDEGWLVWDLKDFKRFGK
- a CDS encoding MBL fold metallo-hydrolase translates to MLVYFIGTGGSEGIPAHLCTCSSCNEARKFGFAQRRPSTLAVITENRKAVLFDVGTDIRDFLNVPLEAIFLTHWHHDHIYGLYKLRWMALETELYAPEGHADALILNDPKNLRPKTLKPGDTLKVETLKITAIRLNHDVETLGYLIEEDGKSVALLYDTKGLPEETWELLREKAPLRLAIVDATYPPGFDDPNHNNVDEAAEIGLQLAERTVLSHISHKNLPFLELVEYVRRKWRNKVLVAYDGMVFYV